The nucleotide window AGATACAGGAGTATTTAGAAAGCACCAGGCATCCACACATACACATTGCATACAAATAACTGATTCATTTAACTTTATTTGAGTGAGGTGCATTACCACTGTCCACAACGAACTAGCATCTGGCAATAGGATTTAGGGGACTTTACTCCCACTTTTAAAAACCTTATGCCTGAGGTCAGATTTTCGCTTACACCAGCCTGAATCTCAGCCATAGAAAGATGATTTTGATACTCAAAGAAATTATAGCAGCCGaagtaaagctttttttaatttcttcagcacACAGACTGTCAAACAAGTAACTGGTCTTCCATTTGAAGAAGTGAAGAATTATAGCTAAGGtaatttttgtgtttcaaaTGCACACAAACTGTATGCTTACTGGTGTCGTAAACATAAAGGGAGATCTtactttttaagagaaaagggCTCAACAGTGGCTGTATGTGTGCTGCAGAATTAAGTAAGTCATGGCCTCCCAGGAATAAAATCAATCATTATCTCTTGGAGAAAGTAGACAGCTGGGAAGTTTATTCTCCTCACTATAGCAAGTATATATTTAACTTCACCGAGCTGCCTAGAGTTACATTAATGAATCCATCTGAAGAACTCAACTAGGTCTTCCTGTCTAGACTTAAGAAGTAAATCAATGTTACCTAATGCATGGTATTCAATACGAAGAAAACAATCACACTTAAACACACTTGCAGTAAGATGAAACGAGCCAGAGATACCTCCTCTGCTCACTATTTTGGCTTGACACCTGTAGTTTGTTTACTTTGTACTTTATTACATTGACTGCCAGTTCCTTGCATTCACGTGATTTGAGATACTGATGACAACTGAGATCTGCCTTTCAGAACAGACCTCATTCAGTTATGCAAAGATTAATCCAAATAAGTGATTGAACTACTGCTTCCTGCTGCATCAGAGCAGTTTCCTGAAGACTGCTATCTGTTTACATAGTTCCAGGTATTATGTAATATCTCGAGAGAAATAAGCCCAGCCCTCAAGTTGACGTTCCCCCCTGCTCTGAGTCACAAATTCTCAATCATTCCATTATTTGCATAGTTTAACTGACAAATGATATTGCCTTCAGTTTAGGAAGGCAATAACTCTAATAAAAGCACAGTTACTGACAATGGGATTTTACCAAGCAGCAGGCCATCTCTATGCTGTCCTCAGCTGTTTCGAGCTACTTTACAGAGAACTTATGGCATACTATAAATGGTATGTGGTCTTTAATAACACTTCCAGTTGTCTAATGTTACCAACTCAGTAGAGTAAGCCTAAAGTTCATATCAAGTCAGGCTTTAATCTTCTCACCATTTTGGCCTTACTTTACTGAGGTAACCATTTAACTATGGGCAGAAAGACACACACTATGACAGATAACAGAGGGGCAATGATAGGTGTGGACAATTCATTCTCTGAACGAGGTGTCAGTCTTCTTCAGTTTGTTGATGAGTAAGAGCAATGCTTCCACAGCAAGTAAGGGGAAGCAGCTTATACATCTCATTATCATAACTACTGTCCACCGAGCATCATCCATCAGTACAGCGTTCTTTTGAATCAGTGTGAAACATCAATAGCAGTCCTGGGATGTAATATCTGGAAAACATTTGGGTTTTAGTCTCCAGGACAAGGCCTGCATCATTACTCAGCAAGCTGCATAAGCAGTTACTTTGGGGGCAGTGGTATAGGTAGCAGCAGCAGATCAGTGCATGTGACTGCATTAAAGCCTGCCACACGCATATCCTGGCCTgtaacagacttttttttaaagcagcataaTGAAAGCAGACCTGCAAGGTTTTTAGTAATTCAAAGCAAGTTAAATTATATTGTAAAAAGAGTGGAGAATGATGCTTTGTATTTCCATTCTCTTTATTGCCAACAGATTTATGTTCAAAATGCCAaggtccaaaaaaaaaaatgttgtgtaATAAATACTTCACTTTAGgctgtaataaataaaaaaaattattaacaagGAATGCACTTTGCCAGCCACAAGTGTGggtatttttgaaaaataagaaaaaaaaaaagtatggcCATAGTTCACAGTTAAGCAGCCAGAAGCTGCTTATTACAGCTATCCCACAATAATGgagctctcccttccctccctttgcAGATGCATATTCACAGTTTAACTCCATGAGAAATGCTCTCTTACAGAGTAACCAGTAACACTCTGCTCCAACTTCAAGTCAAAATTATCTTTAACACACACATGAAGCAAGGAAAACTACGATCCGAAGAACTCCTTGTCACACCATTTTAGTCCAACAATAAAAGTTTAGGCTTGTGTCTAATAGATGTGTGCCCAGCACACTATGACAGTCAAGGTTTCGTACCACCACACATCCATCATCAACATACTAGTAGCTATATTATCCCCACTGTAGATTTCACAGTGAACAAGAGGTTCCATTTGGTTTAACAGAGTCAGTCTTTTCAGTTACATCGCTGCAGCAGCATGTTCAGAGCATATTCCATTCTGTGTTTTAGTTCCAACGAGCATCCAGAAACCAGGAGAGTTGTAAGACGAAACGTTGTGGATATCCTGTCTTCATTGATGTAGGTAAGGAGGTACTCCTCACTCTGATTGCAAATGATGATTTTCGTGTGATCATGATAGAAGTTCACCTGCGAAAGAGGAGAGAGTTACTTCTCTCATGTTCTGGCACTTATATAGTTTAATTGAATTAAAGTATTTTAGAAACCCTTTCTCCAGTGATGCCACCAAACTTACTTGAAATGTGCCATCATTGAAGAGCATCATTAATGCTTTATCAGATTTAAGCCACTGTAAGAGGTAAAGCCTGGGCCTGCGAACATCCGTTAGGCTGGGCAAATCTCCTCCctaggaaaagcagcagataagTATAAGTACTCAGTTCACATTTGGTGCAATTTTACAGCTCAAGATCCAGAAGGTGCTGAACTTACATCCATGAGGTTCTCTTCCATGTAGTGAGAGAAATACTTCAGTACAGTTACTTGGCTAATGAACTGTTCAGGAGCCTCTGCAGCTGAGAAGACAGAGCACTGGCCCAGCTCAGCATAGTAGTGGACAGTCCTGTAAGAGGAGAAAGGAGTTTAGAgatgaaataaaagtatttgatGTTTAAAGTGCTTTAGTGAATCGTTTGGTTTGTAATCATTCTTACTTTTTGTCTGGCAGAAGGCTCATATGTGCTCCATTATTGAAAAGGACACCAACAGTGTGATCTGACAGCTGGTACCCAAAGCCGTACTTGTTGGAATAGTCCACCCATTTTGTAACCCACTGAAAGGATGCTGTCAGCTGTTCTTTGGGAATGCTGTCTGCTTCTGGCATGTTCTCCAGACATCCTCGCAATACCCTTGCAACTGTATCAGCAACGCTTCCCATGGTACTGTCCTCCAGGCCTGAAAGAGAAGGATTAGACTGATAAGAGGACACAGAGAGCTTTATTTCTACATCTTTCAGTTAACTAGACTGTAATTTTAAGAGGTTTGGCCTTTAAAACTGTAAAGCCATAACTGTTCCAAAACATTGACTATTAACACTTAGAGCAAAACTaggaggcaggaaggaaggcagTTGTTTGTTTCAAGCTTTAGATACAAAGAAAGTAAAGGTGGGATTTATAATTAGAGATTAAATTTTGCTGCACTTACATTCACTGCTACTGCTGCAGCTTCCCAAAGTTCCTCTGACTATCATCCGAATAGAGTCTCCAATCTGCTTTGTTTCTGGTAATGCTCCTGGCTTCGCTACTGTTGTGACAAGAGGCTGGATCTCCTAGAAGACAAGTCAGACATGTAGACATCAAACATAACACAAGCCAAGACATATACACAAGTTTTGCATGGCTCTCCTGTCTCACAACAAACACTATATTCTAAGAAAACTGGTATTAATGTTTCCAGCAAGTATAAAAAGATTATGTTGGACTAAACTCAAAGAAACACACCAGGTCTTTCCATTCTTTAGATCTCCAATTTGCATCTTACAAGTTATTATTCAGTCTTCTGTTCTCCTGCCCTAGCAGGAAAACAGCTGTGTGCAGGTCTGAACACTAAATGGTAGGAGATAGATCTCAGTAATTTATTCTTTAAGAAGTCCTAGTTAATCGTGAACTGAAGCTCTGTATTTCGAACATGGGAAAGAGCACTTGGCAGACAAGTTACCACACAGACAACAACGCAGTCTAGGCAGATGCTATAATTACTCAAAAGCCAAAATTGATAGTCTCCCTACAAAGGCTACCATACTGTGGTGAAGCTTGGTTAAGCCCTCTTAAAGCAAGTCTGCTAATCATTTAAGCTTGATTATGCTGCGTACAGCCCTGGCTCTGATATCCAagtcaaaaataatttaattatagCTACTCCACCCAACTGTGATTGGATTTGAATTGAACCGCACTTGCATTTACCTCATCCGTTCTGTGTTTGTGGGGCTGCTGCGTTATCGATGTCTTCTTCAAATCATGCCTGAGCTTGTagatttcttcatcttctttagCTAGTCTGTCTGTAACAGCATAATAAAAAACACTTTAATACTGTCTCTGGAACTATTGTTCAATTACAGAAAGCCTAATAAGAGCTTCAGAAAGCACACTGTCTCCCTCCAATAGCTTCTTCTAAACATGCTATAGCCTTGCAGAATAGCTGTGCCATTATATACAATCATAAAAGGTTAAGTTTTTTGACAAACTTAACACACAGGCAATATAGATTGTCAGTATGCTGTAAGAAGCATTTACTTATGTAAGTTGGCCCAAGTTGCAGGCTAACACCTCTACTTAATAAAGAGGTCAAACCTAATGCATGAAAGCTCCAAGACATAAATACAAGTGCTCTGTTGCTATCTCATATCTGTACATCAATAGCATGACATGATGGCATAGAGACAAGTTTCAAGCATAGCTATAATCCACTTACTATGTGAGTCGAAGTATCTGGCTTTATCCTTTTTACCAccaaaaagagcagcagctgcttttttgaagaaatttttagcAGGACTTGACAAATGAAAATCGGGAACAGTGTGACAACAGCTAGCAGAAAGTCTATCGGGTGTAAAGCCCTGTGGAAATGAGattcagaaaatagtttttagACCACAGTGTGCATTTTTAGGGTTGatattttttcagctggaaCACTAGAAAATACAAACCTGTAAGAAAAATTCATGTCGAATTATTTCGTCCAAACTGGGCCGATCTTCAGGATTTTTTGACAACATGCTAGCTATTAAGTGTTTTGCAGGTGCCAAGAGAGATGAAGGCAGGCTGTATCTTGCTTCCCTTATGCATCTGTATGTTTCTTTAAGATTTGTAGTCTCAAACGGAGGTCTTCCCAGTAGCATTGTATACctgtttaaaagcaaaggaaaccaACTTTATTTTACATACCCACAACAGTCACCTACAACTACTGAAAAGGCCTTGTCTGTCTCCTAAGATTAAGCATTTCTGCACTTGCGTTAGGCATATATAAAAGGCCTGCAAACTGATGCAGTGCTGCATTCCCTTTGAACCCTTAAAAGCCAAAACCAGtgataaaaatacttcatttcaaAGGCAGTGAAATACTTACATTACACAGCCTAAGGCCCAGATGTCAGATTCACAGCCATGCCCTTGTTTGTTAAGGACTTCTGGAGAAAGGTAATTTGGCGTGCCACATATTGTTCTGTAAATCAAAGAGGCCACAGAACTCGTTAGTAGTCTGtataggaagaaaagagaagctaTTTTTCATAGGGCAGGTTTTCCTCTCAAGTTCTGACAAGAACTTAAGACTCCTAGAGACAAGCTGTACAAACGCTAATAGTGT belongs to Cuculus canorus isolate bCucCan1 chromosome Z, bCucCan1.pri, whole genome shotgun sequence and includes:
- the PLK2 gene encoding serine/threonine-protein kinase PLK2, translated to MELLRNIAHPPGGGAKGCEGAPGRAGGEARRRKAEEQPHPAAASEVSRIITDPTTGKRYCRGKVLGKGGFAKCYEMTDLTTNKVYAAKIIPHSRVAKPHQREKIDKEIELHRMLNHRHVVQFYHYFEDRENIYILLEYCSRRSMAHILKARKVLTEPEVRYYLRQIVSGLKYLHEQEILHRDLKLGNFFINENMELKLGDFGLAARLEPLEHRRRTICGTPNYLSPEVLNKQGHGCESDIWALGCVMYTMLLGRPPFETTNLKETYRCIREARYSLPSSLLAPAKHLIASMLSKNPEDRPSLDEIIRHEFFLQGFTPDRLSASCCHTVPDFHLSSPAKNFFKKAAAALFGGKKDKARYFDSHNRLAKEDEEIYKLRHDLKKTSITQQPHKHRTDEEIQPLVTTVAKPGALPETKQIGDSIRMIVRGTLGSCSSSSECLEDSTMGSVADTVARVLRGCLENMPEADSIPKEQLTASFQWVTKWVDYSNKYGFGYQLSDHTVGVLFNNGAHMSLLPDKKTVHYYAELGQCSVFSAAEAPEQFISQVTVLKYFSHYMEENLMDGGDLPSLTDVRRPRLYLLQWLKSDKALMMLFNDGTFQVNFYHDHTKIIICNQSEEYLLTYINEDRISTTFRLTTLLVSGCSLELKHRMEYALNMLLQRCN